The DNA window TTAAATTGGGCCTTTAATCTATTCGTCGTGCCTGATTGTTACAATGAATATTATAGTTATTACTTAcacaatattaaatttcatgaGAATCACTTAATGATCGGTTAAGTTTTATTTGCAAAAACTAGTCCAATTAATTTATGAAGAAAAAAACTTGGGAATTCTGCTCAATATAAAGATCAATTTTATGTAGTAGTAATGTACTacctactccctctgtcccactttagagcatccacagcggcgAGCAATTGCTCGTTCAtctgtccgtgccagcggcgcggcaccgctgtccgccgctgcgctcttgccgctggcacggcactgctcgatgcttcgtcttcacgaaacaatCCATtgctttcccggtatgcttggcagcattgactgcatgcattggaggtggaagaattgtccgactgcttggagggggcaacacttaagcggccgcaaaggcggcggcccaaaacctatccttgaagcggtcgccgactatcgcctatggatttggcatgcatatttcggtgttgcctgaaccaacaacgacttgaacgtactctattcttcacccatcttcaatgatgtgttgaatggtgtagcaccggcgatcgacttcaccgtcaacggaaatgtataccacatgggttactatatcgccgatggtatctacccaaggtggtcgactttcgtgaagacactcagcaacccgcaagacccaagacgggttctttttgcgcagcgtcaagagtccctcgcggaaagacgtcgaaagagcctttggggtccttcaagcccgattcaacattatgaaggccccgtctcggctgtggtacgtgaaaaatatcgccgacgtcatgtacacgtgtattatcttacacaacatgattatagccgacgaaggaccgagggcggctagcttttacgacaaggatgaagccggaagctcaagcgcgaggtctcccccacgccgagatgtgcatacgacggtgggtgagaggatcgaaacaaggcacacaatgcgcgatacccgaatccacgttgagctacaaaaagacctaatcaaacacatgtgggcgaaattcggtcacaagtagtgggttttttaattttatgaatttaattatgtaatttttaatttttaggagtttaattatgcaatttttaatttttaggattttaattatgtaatttttattttttaggattttaattatgtaatttttaatttttaatgtattttgtaatattattccgggtatttttaatgcattttaattttgtggaaatgtttttatttaaattgaataatggaatggtggaacccttgtgctcgtccttgcggaagagcatggatgtgggtgttatGCTCTTGTCTAAGAGCAGGTAGAAAAAGTGGAGCCGGGCCCACATCCatactcgttggcaagagcacggatgtagaTGCTCTTAGGAGTTCCGGTCACTTTTAGACATTCGGTTTATATAAATGATAGTACTACTTAAATACTTGACAGACAAATCTTGATTGTTTATGGTATATTACAGAGAACATGAAATACATCAAAGGTAAAgggaaaaaatggaaatggccATTAATAAAGTGAagaattgtgattttgattgTACACATGGAAATCATACCTTTGCTGCATTCTAAAACCTGTAataatacttaaaaaaaaaccaaaacttCTACAAGTTGAATGTGAAAATTTTGGAGGATCTTGAATCATGAGAGAGAATTGCAAAAGATTTAATGGAGCAAAAGCAAATGGCTAAGAAATTACAGTTGCAATCTGCTGCAAGCTCCACCAACAACACCATTTTCAACATCAGTGGCTACAAGCTTCCTCGCCATATATTTTTCTATCTTTACAAATGACATTATTCGTAAACCACTTGGCCACcgtctcctcctcctcgtccacGCCATATATTTATCATTGGATCGTTCTTGTCAGTTTGCACTTGGAGATGAACATCGTGTCCGAATAGTTGAGGCTGCATAGCTTCAGAAGCTCGGCAGCGCGCTGCTTGAGGGCCGGACTGCAGCCACTCTGGATGACGAGGAGGAGCTTTGCTGCAAGGCCCGCGTCCACAGCTCTCAGCGAGCATTCTTGAGGCGAGAGGTTGCAGACCGAGCACAATATCGACAGGGCGTAATCCGTGCAGCATTCTGTGATCCTCATGAGCAGCTTCACCATGGTTGGGATCGTGCTCGAACAATCCATCAACGCTTGCTGCCCTTGTGGCACGGACGAGAGGACTTCCAACACGAAGAGGGCTAGCTCGACACACTCTGGATTCAAAACCGGGATCAGCTCTAACAACTGAGGTATGGTTCCGATGCTCACAATCAAACTCCGGACCTCTTTGAGCGTGGAAATCGACTTTAAAAGGGTGAGGCCGGGCAAATGGCCGTTCGGGTGCTTCTTATTCCTCACTAGCCTCATCAGCGCGACCAACAAGCTATGGCTCGAGACGAGCTCCGTTCTGAAATCCTTCTCCTCCATCAGCATCTCAATCAACCTTACACAATTGATCTTAGTCTCGATCGAGCCCTCATTCAAAACATCCACAACTGACGAGACCTTCGCAGGCTGCATCAAGCTCGTCTTCGCCTCGGAAGTGAGGCTAAGGTTGACAAGAATCGCCACGACCTCACACCCTACAGCGTAGGAAGTGAAAGGACCGAGCAGGGACGAGACAAGGGCCACACCGCCCTCATCCACCACGGTCTTCCTAGCAGTGGAGTGATTCGCCACGACTCTCTGCAGCTCCTTGAGGGTCTGGATCCGCGCCTGGCCTTTAACCCTCTTGAGATTAGCTAGGAGCTCGGACGCCCTGCCCTCAGCGTCCTCGGACCTCTTCTTCATCTGCACATACTTCTGCGAGAACCACGTGTATGTCAAGTGATGCAACGTCGTGTTTGGGGTGACCGTGTCGTCCCAAAGCTCCTGCATTGTGGTGGGGCAAGTGTAGTGCCCCATACTAAACCATTTCAAGATGTTGGACCTCTCATAGGTTTGGCCAGTGCAGAGTGTCACAGGATCTTGCA is part of the Salvia splendens isolate huo1 chromosome 22, SspV2, whole genome shotgun sequence genome and encodes:
- the LOC121785964 gene encoding U-box domain-containing protein 30-like, coding for MPMFQPSRRDGGILGLDGGGDGRILDVESAVKDGVLGGVAVYGGVGGGGEKLDLKKMIEELNLCEVPSVFICPISLEPMQDPVTLCTGQTYERSNILKWFSMGHYTCPTTMQELWDDTVTPNTTLHHLTYTWFSQKYVQMKKRSEDAEGRASELLANLKRVKGQARIQTLKELQRVVANHSTARKTVVDEGGVALVSSLLGPFTSYAVGCEVVAILVNLSLTSEAKTSLMQPAKVSSVVDVLNEGSIETKINCVRLIEMLMEEKDFRTELVSSHSLLVALMRLVRNKKHPNGHLPGLTLLKSISTLKEVRSLIVSIGTIPQLLELIPVLNPECVELALFVLEVLSSVPQGQQALMDCSSTIPTMVKLLMRITECCTDYALSILCSVCNLSPQECSLRAVDAGLAAKLLLVIQSGCSPALKQRAAELLKLCSLNYSDTMFISKCKLTRTIQ